In Scylla paramamosain isolate STU-SP2022 chromosome 17, ASM3559412v1, whole genome shotgun sequence, one DNA window encodes the following:
- the LOC135108656 gene encoding sodium-coupled monocarboxylate transporter 1-like, with translation MIILFQQDDYCIILFLTAAFLTGLMAILFGIIMGSLGNIFQVIYSLSGVIAGPLKGLFLAGMVLPWVNAKGAFVGFLVSFCFSVWLMIGQLLKGGGTPPQLPLSVEGCPVFSNSTLDTFPTLATASLASANISVEHTEEEKGIYDISYCYHGMIALLLTIVVSGAVSLLTKPTPPEDLKEGVVNPTCERLYRRWYYTGRRDTCSLEPVNGLQEAVTMLPVFDSNLHCPQ, from the exons ATGATCATATTGTTCCAACAAGATGATTACTGTATAATATTATTTCTTACTGCAGCTTTTCTGACCGGCTTAATGGCAATTTTATTCGGCATAATTATGGGAAGCCTTGGAAACATCTTCCAAGTTATTTACAGTCTGTCTGGCGTCATTGCTGGACCGCTCAAAGGACTGTTCTTGGCAGGCATGGTGTTGCCCTGGGTTAATGCTAAG GGTGCGTTCGTGGGATTCTTGGTGTCCTTCTGCTTCAGTGTATGGCTGATGATTGGTCAGTTATTGAAGGGGGGTGGGACGCCCCCGCAACTGCCTCTCTCTGTAGAGGGTTGTCCTGTCTTTTCAAACTCTACCCTGGATACCTTCCCTACACTCGCTACTGCGTCACTCGCTTCCGCCAATATCAGTGTCGAGCA cacggaggaggaaaaaggcatTTACGACATCTCCTACTGCTACCACGGCATGATCGCACTGCTCCTCACCATAGTCGTGAGCGGCGCGGTGTCGTTACTGACAA AACCTACTCCTCCCGAAGACTTGAAAGAAGGGGTAGTGAATCCAACCTGTGAGCGGCTTTACCGGAGGTGGTATTACACAGGGAGAAGGGACACATGCAGCCTGGAACCCGTGAACGGGTTACAAGAAGCCGTCACTATGCTGCCTGTGTTTGACAGCAACCTCCACTGCCCACAGTGA
- the LOC135108346 gene encoding sodium-coupled monocarboxylate transporter 1-like, which translates to MSAMSTSVTEAGTEATLDLTETMIEEDSIKFKVADWTVFCLMLVASVCIGIVSALKDRRKATIQEYLLGGGNMPPLAVALSLMGGWVSAISILGNPTEIYFYGTQVATSLIGCVPGAIVVNKIILPIFYNLKIVSVNEYLERRYRSVALRKVCTFISLLNLFLYMGMCLYAPSLALSTVTSLSTFTTMAIMGAIVSFYITIGGVKAVVYTDVLQTLLMFGGVLAVVVLGCSEVGGVKEVWAIAERGDRLEFFNTDPSPYVRHSVLSTFFMGFFLVINTIGVSQSSYQRFASVKTLKTAKRLVYFFLIALWCLWIVFFFSGLVAYAIYSTCDPLTSGKINKADQIIPFLVTDKLGHVPAMAGIFVAAVYGGVLSTLSTCGNSTVCMVWEDFLKPLPFFSGFSDSSATRVMKILSSLTGVISVALGMLMSNLGNIFHVIFSISGALSGPITGVFLVGILMPWVDGKSVISGLLVSFCFNVWLVVGKFLKGAGAPTQLPLSIVGCASHLNATLDSLASSTLSSPTLASTTVDQVEESIYDISYCYNSFIGVTITMVVSTLVSLVNGPKRPEIDDRLVNPTCDRVYRKAWKRYLIWRKGKMAQQIQKEQENNAESMTMLHKVKSGPDTSGNP; encoded by the exons ATGTCAGCAATGAGTACATCTGTGACAGAGGCGGGCACAGAGGCAACGCTAGACTTGACAGAGACCATGATTGAGGAAGATAGTATCAAGTTCAAGGTCGCTGACTGGACCGTGTTCTGTCTGATGTTGGTAGCATCAGTTTGCATTGGAATAGTCAGCGCCCTGAAGGACAGACGGAAGGCCACCATACAGGAGTATCTACTGGGAGGGGGTAACATGCCGCCCCTAGCGGTGGCGCTCTCTCTCATGGGAGGCTGGGTCTCCGCGATCTCCATCCTGG GTAACCCAACAGAAATCTACTTTTACGGCACACAAGTCGCCACGTCTCTCATCGGCTGCGTGCCCGGAGCCATCGTCGTCAACAAGATTATCCTTCCAATCTTCTATAACCTTAAGATTGTGTCTGTGAACGAG TACCTGGAGCGGCGATATCGGAGCGTAGCTCTGCGAAAAGTTTGCACCTTCATCTCCTTGCTCAACCTCTTCCTCTACATGGGGATGTGTTTGTATGCGCCTTCGCTCGCCCTCTCCACCGTCACCAGCCTCTCTACCTTCACTACCATGGCAATCATGGGCGCCATCGTCAGCTTCTACATTACCATC GGGGGCGTGAAGGCGGTGGTGTACACGGACGTGCTACAGACGCTGCTCATGTTTGGGGgtgtgttggcggtggtggtactggGCTGCAGTGAAGTGGGCGGCGTCAAGGAGGTGTGGGCAATAGCAGAACGCGGCGACCGACTGGAGTTCTTCAA CACGGACCCGAGCCCCTACGTCCGCCATAGTGTCTTGTCCACCTTCTTTATGGGCTTCTTCTTGGTCATCAACACCATTGGAGTCTCGCAGTCATCTTACCAACGCTTCGCCTCCGTCAAAACCCTGAAGACAGCTAAAAG acTCGTGTATTTTTTCCTGATTGCGCTATGGTGTCTATGGatcgtgtttttcttctctgGCCTGGTCGCCTACGCCATCTACAGCACTTGTGACCCTCTCACCTCAGGGAAAATCAACAAGGCAGACCAGATCATTCCCTTCCTGGTCACTGACAAGCTGGGTCACGTCCCCGCTATGGCCGGCATCTTCGTGGCGGCTGTGTATGGGGGGgtgctcag caCTCTTTCTACTTGCGGCAACTCAACGGTCTGTATGGTCTGGGAGGACTTCCTCAAGCCTCTGCCCTTCTTCAGCGGTTTCAGTGACTCTTCTGCCACTCGTGTCATGAAGATCCTGT CCTCCTTAACCGGTGTCATTTCCGTGGCGCTCGGGATGTTGATGAGCAATCTGGGCAACATCTTCCATGTCATCTTCAGCATTTCTGGCGCCCTGTCTGGACCAATTACTGGGGTATTCTTGGTTGGTATCCTGATGCCCTGGGTCGACGGCAAG AGCGTGATCTCTGGACTACTGGTGTCCTTCTGTTTTAATGTGTGGCTCGTGGTGGGCAAGTTCCTGAAGGGGGCAGGGGCTCCTACGCAGCTGCCTCTCTCTATTGTTGGCTGCGCCTCTCACCTTAACGCAACTCTGGATAGCCTCGCTTCTTCcacactctcctctcccacactTGCCTCCACCACCGTTGACCA GGTCGAAGAAAGCATATACGACATCTCCTATTGCTACAACAGTTTCATCGGTGTTACCATTACTATGGTGGTCAGCACCCTAGTGTCGTTAGTAAATG GACCCAAGCGGCCCGAGATTGATGACAGGCTGGTCAATCCGACTTGTGACAGAGTGTACAGAAAAGCGTGGAAAAGATACTTGATATGGCGGAAAGGAAAGATGGCCCAACAAATccagaaagaacaggaaaataatgCAGAAAGTATGACGATGTTGCACAAGGTGAAGTCAGGTCCTGATACTTCTGGGAACCCGTAA
- the LOC135108657 gene encoding sodium-coupled monocarboxylate transporter 1-like → MEAAEEASGIDTTDFHFGVADWTIFVLLLVTSVVIGVVIAVRDRGRASTLEFLLGGRNMPPIAVAFSLLGGWVSAISILGNSTEVYFHGTQITTTMLGVIPAIIVMHQIITPILYNLRLYSINEYLELRYRSAALRKVGTSVTLLYESAYSGICLYAPSLALATVTSISPFNSVLIAGAIVTFYITVGGVKAVVYTDVLQTLLMLGGVLAVVVMCCMEAGGVEKVWATAGQGGRLEFFNLDTSLHVRHTFWSTVCLGFAMTINIIATEQAIYQRLASVKSLRISKRLVWFFLVGLWCMWIVFFFSGLVAYATYSTCDPLTSGKIKKPDQIIPFLITDKLGYIPGLSGVFVAAAYGGMLR, encoded by the exons ATGGAGGCAGCCGAGGAAGCTTCTGGGATAGACACAACTGACTTTCACTTCGGAGTCGCGGACTGGACCATATTTGTTCTCTTGTTGGTGACGTCCGTGGTTATCGGGGTGGTCATCGCCGTGAGGGACCGTGGACGTGCCAGCACTCTAGAATTCCTGCTGGGGGGCAGAAACATGCCACCCATCGCTGTGGCATTCTCCCTGCTGGGAGGCTGGGTGTCTGCTATCTCCATATTAG GGAACTCGACGGAGGTCTACTTCCACGGCACtcagatcaccaccaccatgctcgGCGTCATACCCGCCATCATCGTCATGCACCAGATCATCACTCCTATCTTATATAACCTCAGACTCTATTCCATCAATGAG TACCTGGAGTTGCGATACCGAAGCGCGGCGCTGCGGAAGGTTGGAACCAGTGTCACTCTCCTATATGAGTCCGCCTACTCTGGCATATGCCTGTATGCTCCGTCGCTCGCTCTCGCCACCGTCACCAGCATCTCCCCCTTCAATTCCGTACTCATCGCGGGTGCCATTGTCACCTTCTATATCACTGTC GGCGGCGTGAAGGCGGTGGTGTACACAGACGTGCTGCAGACGCTGCTTATGTTGGGAGgagtgttggcggtggtggtgatgtgctgCATGGAGGCTGGCGGTGTGGAAAAGGTGTGGGCCACAGCTGGGCAGGGCGGCCGACTGGAGTTCTTCAA CCTAGACACCAGCCTCCACGTCCGCCACACTTTCTGGTCCACCGTCTGCTTAGGCTTCGCCATGACGATAAACATTATCGCAACAGAGCAGGCAATTTATCAACGTCTTGCTTCCGTTAAGAGCCTCAGGATTTCCAAACG ACTCGTGTGGTTCTTCCTGGTTGGGTTGTGGTGCATGTGGattgtattcttcttctccgGCCTGGTCGCCTACGCCACCTACAGCACTTGCGACCCTCTCACCTCAGGCAAGATCAAGAAGCCGGACCAGATCATTCCTTTCTTGATCACCGACAAGCTGGGCTACATCCCTGGTCTGTCCGGCGTGTTCGTGGCGGCAGCGTACGGCGGGATGCTCAGGTGA